In the genome of Clostridia bacterium, one region contains:
- a CDS encoding CoA protein activase, with protein sequence DIPVMTIFLDEMMGKAGMQTRLEAFVDLLSQRREYKLAKVL encoded by the coding sequence GATATACCGGTGATGACTATTTTCTTAGATGAAATGATGGGTAAAGCCGGAATGCAAACAAGGCTGGAAGCCTTTGTTGATTTATTGAGCCAACGGCGGGAATATAAGTTAGCTAAAGTTCTTTAA